In Citrus sinensis cultivar Valencia sweet orange chromosome 3, DVS_A1.0, whole genome shotgun sequence, the sequence tgttattccatttgagttaccaatgggcacgacacatccttgtggtcaagattactcggtatcttggtgggagcaattatgagtattggagttatggattaacaatatagaatttgtacaacacatctctttatgggttttcggcacttgatcatagaattctctggccagagtgtgtcaacatatttaatatgttgaaaatgatcattagagaaaaccagtaaggatcaaggaataagatgttattaaattgattggacagttgagatatcaatttaattaacgatgtggtacaaaggattgtgcagtaaagaaatcaatgtggcttgggacgaattattattcgagcatacaattatggaagtcagttccaatcttttagtggagtatatttggaattaaataattaggctagtttaattacaggcctaattgttatagccactattgtatgttcccaaatgatccccgggttagctcatttaattgactgcaccattactggactaataagcaagataactaactatttgggtcaaaagcctaaatatatcatttagtgggaggctccatttaataagtttatgtgtaaggggccttatgttattttacatggtgggtcccctattaaGTGAAaagtaacgtgagttttattttgggCATtcttggagcctagggttttcactaaagggagacatataaggcttattttctctaaaggaaaagagagaagccactttatacagatcagagaaaaagatttttctctctattgttgagagaaaaattttctcatgctagttgctttagtagtgataaaggcgcccacacgtcaagtgcagatcgaacctgagtcataacctggaagatcattggagacagttcgtgatctaacaagcgtggtagtgacggatcgtgatctaacaaaagtggtggtggcggatcgtgatctaggagcctaaatcacttcagcggaaaaagccaactcatattttcaaggtacgatttctggattacgtattcctatatattatatgattgcggtccttaaaaggttttataaaattttaaaaacctgatttttccccaacaattggtatcagagcattctcatattaatatataagaatttcgtatgaaattaatcttgaaatttatgtattagagtggcacaatttattcagatatatattatttgtttaatatatgaataaaacatgttttggtttgtcttaattcatggttagattttccgttgtatttttctttggatctGTAACAATAAGGGTGGTTTTTTATCACCATGTTtccctcttgatttatttttactgttataaaatttttgtaagccaaaattggtctaggaaatttgtaaattaatctcGGATTTTCAAGATCGGAGCGACGGAGGCCGGAAATTTTGACAGCGGCAACCAGCAGCGCGCGGCCAGCAGTACATGCTGCCAGCAAGCGCGCGCTGCAAGCCAGCAACCAGCGCATGCTGCTCGCGCAGCCAGCAACGCACGCTGTGCGTGCAACAGCCAGCGCACGCTcgctgttgagtgttagaaaatgcatatttataaaggagaaaaccgtcattttacacttcaagtcttactaacaacccttacttttatgtatttaaccttcttgtgatttaattacatgtgttttattttaattaagtattttatgtattttaggaacattatagtcatttcacaataaaggagaaatcagacggcaaaacggacatcacttttgaactcaggacggtcgaaaaccttaggaggagcataaaaggaaaaacggcactattcacatgtacggtactattcacgtgtacggtactgtatacgttactgttcacaacactgttcacatagacggacgatgacgtggcattgaccgatgatgtggcattgactgatgaggtgtcacgatcctgttggactaaaattcttatatactgttgatggtgacgtggcagcatatcagtggacgaaaaatctcgcgtacggtgcatgcatcatacaggattattttcaaccaaaccgcgttactgttcatccgggtcaaaccgtgttactgttcaaagtcgggtcaaactgTGTTACTGTTTATCCGCGTGGTGAAACCGttgactgttgactgatgacgtggcgcaatcctgagcatccaaactgtttttaatccgatggccatgatttactccatgtatctataaaaagggggcctctcccccctaatttgatagctctgaatccatttttgggatcaattttctgtaattccttctccatcttgtattttcttcgtattttaataaatttctattttgcccctaattcaattatgcgtggctaattttctttcaagcttgggttgaagatgaattttcaacatgtgtcatgggcttaatttggtaaatttattttctcttcccctctagtttttgtgaatgttttgacttctcgtcgacaaataatactaatcttgtctagtactgccttggtttcaccggccctctagtacaaggttattattatttggcacgataagcccttagcactatattgattagagtgcggttcatgaggtgtggattcccccctcatgatttaattggcattaatacggattatttagcccatgatgcatgttgatacggatccagatacccaagtaagtcaatttaatagattttctcttcaatttattctctccattgcaattccaattttagaatttattctcgccattttaatttaagtattagcatattccaaatcatttccaccataaatccaactacccatttataaaattaattctatatataattaaaatccacctcctcgtgggatcgacactcgtcaccattgatctatactacaatagattcgtgcgcttgcgagtacatataaatttgcacaacactcGCGTGCAACAGCCAGCATATGCAGCAGGCAGCGCGAGCAGGAGCTTTCCGTGCAGCGCGAGGGAGGTTTTTGGCATGTTTCCGGTTTAGCACTGGAAACTGCAGTTTACCTTTTGAACTTAGTTCCATCTAAGTCAGTGCCTAAAACCCCAATAGAATTATGGTCAGGTCGCAAACCAAGTTTACGACATGTCCGTATTTGGGGATCACCAGCACATGTGCTGAAACCAAAGGCAAACAAAATGGATTCACGTTCTGAGGTTTGTATGTTTGTGGGGTATCCCAAAGGAACAAGGGgaggtttattttatagtcCTCAAGATAGGAAAGTGATCGTGAGCACACATTTCACTTCCCTTGAGGAAGACTATATGAATAACTTCAaacctaagagtaaggtaaTACTTGAAGAGCTGTCAGGTGATCAGGTTGATGCTCAGCTTTCAACGCCTGTTATAGAACAGGAAGAACAGCAACAACCAGATGATCAACACAGGATTAACCCTGAACATccatcacttttagaacctcgtcgtagtcggagggtaactaggttacctgcgagatacatgcttttgggagaaacctatacgactatctcagatgaacatgtacaagatcccactagttacaacgaagctctaatagatagagatgttgaattttagaaaaaggctatgaatcaagaaatagaatctatgtattccaataaagtctgggaacttgtagaggcaccaaatggggtaaaaccCATAGGGTGCAAGTggatctacaagagaaaaagaggagtagacggaagggtggaaacatttaaagcaagattagtagCCAAAGGGTTTACTCAGAAAGAGGGAATCGATTATGAGGAAACTTTTTCTCCGGTTGCTATGTttaaatccatcaggattctactctccattgctgcaa encodes:
- the LOC127900797 gene encoding uncharacterized protein LOC127900797; protein product: MDSRSEVCMFVGYPKGTRGGLFYSPQDRKVIVSTHFTSLEEDYMNNFKPKSKVILEELSGDQVDAQLSTPVIEQEEQQQPDDQHRINPEHPSLLEPRHSTTEAEYVAASEAAKEAVWLRKFLQDLEVVPAVTAPLKLFCDNSGARGDVEVTQIASQQNLSDPFTKAIPGKPFNLHLESMGMREMPNML